One region of Armigeres subalbatus isolate Guangzhou_Male chromosome 3, GZ_Asu_2, whole genome shotgun sequence genomic DNA includes:
- the LOC134221659 gene encoding uncharacterized protein LOC134221659 codes for MTARIQPRSAAISAFEEDIQFYVLPKITRELLISPVKVSRLKIPTDIVLADPSFGEPGPIDMIIGAEFAAGSMKLSDDGPTLQETVFGWIVSGHTSPIPENNPETSTFVCTTVDLQELLARFWELETCHVNSTLSIEETACEELFNKTTSRTVQTVDSW; via the coding sequence ATGACTGCGAGAATCCAGCCCAGAAGTGCAGCAATTTCAGCGTTCGAAGAAGATATACAGTTCTATGTTTTGCCGAAGATCACCCGTGAATTGCTGATAAGTCCAGTGAAAGTGAGCCGATTGAAGATCCCGACCGATATTGTGCTAGCAGATCCTAGTTTCGGTGAACCTGGTCCCATCGATATGATTATCGGAGCCGAGTTTGCTGCGGGAAGTATGAAGCTCTCGGATGATGGTCCAACCCTACAAGAAACAGTCTTTGGCTGGATCGTGTCCGGCCATACATCTCCAATTCCTGAGAATAACCCAGAAACATCAACATTCGTTTGTACAACGGTAGATCTACAAGAACTTCTAGCGAGATTCTGGGAACTAGAGACGTGTCACGTTAACAGCACATTGTCCATTGAGGAAACAGCGTGTGAAGAGTTGTTTAACAAAACGACGTCCAGAACGGTCCAGACGGTAGATTCGTGGTAG